A genomic window from Xyrauchen texanus isolate HMW12.3.18 chromosome 31, RBS_HiC_50CHRs, whole genome shotgun sequence includes:
- the amacr gene encoding alpha-methylacyl-CoA racemase, with translation MALKGVRVIELAGLAPAPFCGMILADFGARVIRIDRTKLSMTVDTQGRGKQSVALNLKSPEGVDILKRLCVQSDVVLEPYRKGVMEKMGLGPDDLFKENSRLIYTRLTGYGQSGSYAKAAGHDINYLAMSGLLSMLGRSSEKPYAPLNLVADFAGGGLMCAFGIVLALLERSRSGQGQIIDASMVEGAAYVGSFMWKSHSLGLWNHPRGENLLDSGAPFYDTYRTSDGKYVAVGAIESQFYEQLLQGLGLDTADLPAQMSVSDWPELRKTFTQVFATKTQAEWGRIFDGTDACVTPVLSLDEVLSHPHNQARGSFLKDAQGEISPRPAPVLSRSPAEPCLLRDPFIGEHTRSVLQEYGFEQSQIEQLLSAGIVECNEAKARL, from the exons ATGGCTCTTAAAGGAGTGCGTGTTATAGAGCTGGCAGGGCTGGCTCCTGCACCCTTCTGCGGGATGATACTGGCAGACTTTGGTGCAAGGGTGATCCGGATAGACCGGACAAAGTTGTCAATGACTGTTGATACTCAAGGAAGAGGCAAACAATCTGTAGCCTTGAATCTGAAGAGTCCCGAAGGTGTAGACATTTTGAAAAGATTGTGTGTCCAGTCAGATGTGGTTTTGGAGCCTTATCGTAAAG GTGTTATGGAAAAGATGGGATTAGGTCCTGATGACTTATTTAAAGAGAACTCACGTCTGATCTACACACGACTCACCGGCTATGGCCAGAGCGGATCCTACGCCAAGGCTGCCGGCCATGATATCAACTACCTGGCTATGTCAG GCTTGCTGTCTATGCTGGGCCGTAGCTCGGAGAAACCTTACGCGCCACTGAATTTAGTGGCAGACTTTGCAGGAGGGGGTCTCATGTGTGCATTTGGGATTGTGTTGGCTCTTCTGGAGAGAAGCAGGTCTGGACAGGGGCAGATCATTGATGCCAGCATG GTGGAAGGTGCAGCGTATGTAGGCTCCTTTATGTGGAAGTCTCACAGTCTCGGCCTGTGGAATCACCCTCGTGGGGAGAACTTGCTGGATAGTGGTGCTCCATTCTATGATACGTACCGTACGTCTGATGGAAAGTATGTGGCTGTAGGAGCCATCGAGTCTCAGTTCTATGAACAGCTTCTTCAAG GTCTGGGCTTGGATACTGCTGACTTGCCTGCACAAATGAGTGTATCCGATTGGCCGGAGCTCAGGAAGACTTTCACCCAGGTGTTTGCCACCAAGACACAGGCAGAGTGGGGTCGGATCTTCGATGGGACAGATGCCTGTGTCACCCCTGTGCTTTCATTGGATGAAGTGCTCTCTCACCCCCACAACCAGGCGAGGGGATCGTTTTTGAAGGACGCTCAGGGGGAGATAAGTCCCCGCCCAGCACCTGTTCTTTCCCGCTCCCCTGCGGAGCCCTGCCTCTTGCGTGATCCCTTCATTGGAGAGCACACTCGCTCTGTGCTGCAGGAGTATGGGTTTGAGCAATCGCAGATAGAACAGCTTCTGTCTGCCGGTATCGTAGAGTGTAATGAAGCAAAAGCACGACTATAA